Within Elusimicrobiota bacterium, the genomic segment TTATATAAACGCACCGCAATGCGCTCGACAGGCAAAAGAACACCAGCAGCTTTTTAGTGAAGAACTTACACGAGTAGTTATCCATGGAATGCTGCATTCATATGATTGGAAAGATTACACAAAAAAACAATCAAGCCTTATGTGGGAAAAACAAGAATATATTCTTCAGGCATTTATGGGTTTAGAAGGAAAGTAGTTTTTTATGGGCATGTTTATTCTTACACTCTCAATTGTTTTATGCCTGACGTTTTCATTCATTTTTTCAAGTTCAGAAACTGCGATAACATCGCTGCCAAAGTTCCGTATACGTAAGATTATTGAAGAAAATAAGAAATATCAGAAGTTTTATAACCGCTGGTTAGTGTCCCCGCAGCGTATACTAGTAACAATCCTTGTTGGGAATACCATTGTTAATATAGCCTTCTCCACATTGATTACACTATTTTTATTATCCGTGTTCTCAAAATACGTGCATCAGCAGTTACTAGAAACCATCGCATGGATCGGAGGTACTCTAACACTTGTTGTATTGTCAGAATTTACGCCTAAACTTCTAGCCCGCAGGTATCCAGAACAAGTATCACTGTTGTTTGTTCCCATCCTTTCTTTTGTGGAACGCGTATTGGCACCGTTAGCAATAATATCCGACTGGCTGGTAGGCAACGTTTTTTCGTTATATCCCAAAGCATCACCAAGCCCGTATTTGTCGAAAGAAGAACTTTCCCTTATCCTTCAGAATATACCCCAGGGATCTCATGCCGCGCATGAAACAGAAACCATCACAATGCTCCGCCGCGCAATCGCTCTTACCGTTTTGGAAGTAAAGAATATTATGACACCGCTTGAGAAGGTTGATAGTGTAAATATTTTACTCCCGGAAGAAAAGTTTATTGACTATATCATAGAATCCGGCCATACGCGCATACCTGTGTATGATAATATCCCCACAAAAATCATGGGTTATATTTTAGTCAAAGACTTGTTGCAATACTTAAAAGCAAGCGATACCCTGAACTCTGATGGTTTCACAAAAAAATTTATTACCGGTAAATTTTTAAGACAGGTACTGTTTATCCCGTATGACAAAAAAGTACGTGACCTGCTTGACGATTTTCGTAAAAACAACGCACATATCGCGGTGGTTAATGATTTTAAAACAGGTGTTGCAATAGGAATAATCACACTGGAAGATATTCTTGAAGAACTTGTTGGTGAAATCCTTGACGAATACGACACAAAGAAAGTTGGGTGAATACTACAATGTTATTAATAATTATATCTATGAAACTAACATTGTTTTTCCTTTTCCTTGCTGGTATAGGATTTTTTTCTGGGAGCGAGACTGCGTTAACTGCGTTATCCCCTGTAAAAGTAAGGGAGTATGAACACAAGAATATATACCCAAAAAAATATCTCAAGTTCTGGCAGGAAAAGTTTAACTCTTTACTCTCCCTGATGCTTATCGGTACAAACTTTACGATGATCGGCGCTAGTGTTGTAATGACTTCAATCGCTTGGGATATTAATAAAATATATCCTAATGACTCGTTGTTCTTTTGGTTGGAAATTCTCGCTACTATGCTGATTTTGTACCTCAGCGAAATTGTTCCTAAGGTCTACGGTAAGATAAACGCTGAAACAGTATCTTTTTTTTCATTACCGTTTTTTTATCATGTTAATAACCTTGCATCCGGCTTTATTGCGTTTCTCATCAAACTTTCAGAAATGCTCATAGCACCATTCGCAGGAAAGCTCGAACTCGAGACACCGTTTCCCAACCTTGACGAATTTAAAACATTACTCGCTGCGGATGAAATTGATAAAGTATTGCCTAAAAAGGATTCTGAAATCCTTGAAAATGTAATTGACTTCCGGGAAACCATCGCGGGACAGGTTATGGTGCCACGCGTAAAAATGTTTGCCATTGATTTAAACATAAAACATGAAGACCTTCTCCCAAAAATTATTGAGGCCGGTTATTCTAGGATACCGGTTTATGACAAGAGCCTGGATAATATTGTTGGTATTATATACGCGCGTGACCTCCTTAATTTTTGGAGAAACAGCGAATTGATTTTACCTCCCGATCTTGTACGTCCCGCTTTTTTTGTCCCCGAAACAAAAAAAGTTACTGACTTATTATCTGAATTCAAGTCCGGACATTACCATATGGCAGTCGTGGTAGATGAATACGGCGGTACTGCGGGAATTGTTACTATCGAAGACTTGTTGGAAGAAATTGTAGGTGATGTATATGATGAATATGATGTGAAGGAACTAAAAATATCACCGAACCCGGACGGGTCGTATCTTATACCCGGCGATACTGAACTTTCAAAGGTTAATACTGAACTTGGGCTACAATTACCGGAAAACGATTTCTCAACTCTAAACGGCTGGGTACTGGACCTTTTTGGTAAAGTACCGACTAAAGGCGAAACCCGTATGTGGGATACCGTGAAAGTTGAAATCATTGAATCTACCCGCAGGAGAGTAACCAAAGTGAAAATTATAAAGAAGTAAAGATGGAACATCAGTCATTTAAGGCTTCTGCCATACTCTTAAAGCAACAACCCTACCGCGAAGCGGACCGTATACTTACATGGTACACCAAAGATACCGGAAAATGTGTTTCCCTTGCACGCAGTAGTAAATATATGCTAGCGCATCTCATCTGTGTTGACGTTCTTACTTTGGCTGAGATACAACTGCATTTTAGTTACACCAAGAACTGGTATATAATTACAGGAATAAAGATTATTGATTCATTCAACGGTATCCGCGGGGATTTTTTGAAAACACTACTTGCCTTAAAATGTGTGGATATTACAAATTCGCTTACTCCGCACGGTGAGTCCAGCACAGCATTATTTAATCTTCTCTCGGATACCCTGATAAAAATAAATACCGCGACGGATAATTACTTGAGTTATAGTATATTTTCTTCTTACTTAACCCGCGCATTTGAGTATTTAGGGTATAAACTTAAACTTGGTGGGTGCATATTTTGTGACCGTGAAACGTCAAAACTTGAGAATGAAGATGTTTACTTCATTGCAGAAGAAGGCGGTATTATCTGCGGAAAGTGCCTGACATACCGTAACTATTATTCCCAGCAACCGCTTACTCCCGGCCTTATATCCCGGCTGTCAGAATTTATGGAATCCGATGTTCCTAAAATCACATCTCCGGATATAATGTTTGACATAGAATACACTGCAATCTATGAAGCATACGCAGCACAGTTGTTGCATTACACCTTAAAGACCAGCAGGTTTAATCATTTACTCACCGGGCTTTGCAAAAAGTAAACACTAAAAAGTAGTTGTAAATATTGATATAAAAAATTATCATATATGTTTATTAATAAAGTTTAATCTTTATACAATTAGAGATGACGGTAGCAAGATGTTAACATTTCAGGAAATTATTATTAAACTCGAACAGTTTTGGTCAAAACGCGGATGTTTAATCGCGCAGCCATATGATTTGGAAAAAGGTGCGGGTACATTTAACCCGTCAACTTTTCTGCGGTGCTTAGGACCTTCACGCTGGGCTGCGGCATACGTTGAACCCTCACGCCGCCCGACTGATGGAAGGTACGGAGAAAATCCTAACCGTTTACAGCATTATTACCAGTATCAGGTAGTTATTAAACCGCCGTTGAAAGATATACAAAACATATATATTGAAAGTTTAAAAAACATAGGGATTTCGCCTGCATTGCATGACCTAAGATTCGTTGAGGATGACTGGGAATCACCGACACTTGGCGCGTGGGGGTTGGGTTGGGAAGTATGGCTTGACGGTATGGAAATAACGCAGTACACATATTTCCAGCAAATCGGCGGGATTGACCTTGATCCTATAACTGTTGAGATCACATACGGCCTTGAACGGTTGGCTATGTATATCCAGAAAAAAAATAGTGTTTATGATATTCAATGGAATGATAGTGTTAAATACGGAGATGTACACCTTGCGGATGAAAAACAGTTTTCACGATATAATTTCGAAGAAGCTGATGTAGAACTTCTGCGCAGGCAGTTTGTGGATTACGAACGTGAATGCCTTAGGTTACTTGAAAAAACACTAGTCCTTCCCGCATACGATTATGTGCTCAAATGTTCACATACGTTTAATTTGTTAGACGCACGAGGAGCAATCTCTGTATCTGAACGTGTTTCTTTTGTAGGGCGTGTGCGTAATCTTGCCTGCAGGACTGCAAGAGCGTATGTTCAGTTACTGAACACAGAGGTGAAGTAGTATATGGCAGTAAAACAAAAAAACAGTAAGAATAAAAATGTTACCGCATTATTGGAACTCGGGGTGGAAGAAATCCCCGCACGGTTTCTTTCTTCAATACAAATGCAGTTCGGTGATTTTATCAAAACACAACTTGAGGCAGCAAAACTTAACTGCAAAAGCATCGAAACCTATTCAACCCCAAGGAAAGTTGTGTGTATAATCCGCGGGCTCGCAGATAATGCGGAGGATACTGTTGAAGAAATAATTGGCCCGCCGGAACGCGTGGCAGTTGATCCAAACAAAATATTTACGCAAGCCGCAATAGGCTTCGCAAAAAAACAGGGTGTTGAACTTTCCGAATTAACTGTTAAAGCCATGCCAAACGGCAATTATATGTGCATAACAAAACATATTAAGGGCAGCCCGACTAAATTGTTGCTGAAACAAATATTTGGTTTATGCATTACAAAACTCTATGTACCCAAAGCAATGGTTTGGGAGCAATCAAAGTTTAAATTTGTCAGGCCGTTACGCCGTATCGTTGCTTTATATGGTAAAGAAATAATTAAACTTGAAATCGCAGGAGTACAGTCCGGAAGATATACACAAAGTATTTTCCCGTTATATATGAACAAAAAAATTCTTATTCCCGATGCGGATAAGTATGTTGAGCTTATGAAGAAAAATAAGGTTATCCTTGACCCTGAACAACGAAAAGCAAGTATTATCAGCCAATTTTCAGGGATAACAAAAAAAATCGGTGCTAAGATCCTTACCGACCCGGGATTGGTTGATGAAACCGTTGCGATGACCGAAAACCCTGTCGCGGTACATGGAAAGTATAATTCCGAATTTCTTTCACTCCCCCGTGAGGTACTGGTTACGTGTTTAAGGTCAAAACAAAAATGTTTTGCTGTTGTTGATAACCACGGTAAACTTACCAACGATTTTGTTGGTATCGCCAACGGAATTTCAAAAGACGCGTATGCCATAGTGTCCTCAGGGTTCACAAAAGTTCTTACCGCACGGTTGAACGACGCAAGATTCTTTTATAATAATGATACAAAAACAAAGTTAAGCGAAAAAATGGAAAAAATTAAGAGTATTACGTTCCATGAACGGTTAGGTAGTGTTTACGCAAAGATGCAACGAACAAGAATCATCGCGGAATGGTTATGTACCAATCTCAATATCAGCACGCAAGAACGTGAGAGTGTATCAAGAATAGTTAACCTTTCAAAGAATGACCTTACTACTGAAACGGTATTTGAATACCCTGAGCTACAAGGCATAATGGGACGGTTATACGCTGAAGTTGATGGTGAGACCACAGTGGTTTCCCAAGGAGTAGAACAACATTACTGGCCATTGACTACTGAAAGCACATTACCACAAAGTATACCCGCTTCTATTGTAAGTATCGCGGATAAGGTTGATACTATGACCGCAAATTTTGCGGTTGGTATCATTCCTACAGGTTCACGCGACCCTTACGGGTTACGCAGAATTTCTACGGGTATTATAAGGATATTGAATGAAAACGGGTGGAATCTAAAACTTGACACCTTATTTAATTATGCATATGACACATTACCAGAACCGGTAAAACTTGCCGTGAAAAAAGATGATGTTATATTATCCCTAATGCAATTTATGCGTACCCGGTTAGAGACTATGCTGGAGAATAGTGGGTATAAATTCGATGAAATCGGTGCAACATTGAATTCTGATGCCACTAGAATCCCGGAAGTGTATTTACGTATTGAAGCCGTGAAAAAAGTGAGGGTATTACCTGATTATATACCGTTATCCATAGCGTATAAACGCGCAGCAAATATTTTAAGGCAAGCTAGAGAAAAAAATGTGGATATCGAC encodes:
- a CDS encoding CNNM domain-containing protein, with product MGMFILTLSIVLCLTFSFIFSSSETAITSLPKFRIRKIIEENKKYQKFYNRWLVSPQRILVTILVGNTIVNIAFSTLITLFLLSVFSKYVHQQLLETIAWIGGTLTLVVLSEFTPKLLARRYPEQVSLLFVPILSFVERVLAPLAIISDWLVGNVFSLYPKASPSPYLSKEELSLILQNIPQGSHAAHETETITMLRRAIALTVLEVKNIMTPLEKVDSVNILLPEEKFIDYIIESGHTRIPVYDNIPTKIMGYILVKDLLQYLKASDTLNSDGFTKKFITGKFLRQVLFIPYDKKVRDLLDDFRKNNAHIAVVNDFKTGVAIGIITLEDILEELVGEILDEYDTKKVG
- a CDS encoding hemolysin family protein, with translation MLLIIISMKLTLFFLFLAGIGFFSGSETALTALSPVKVREYEHKNIYPKKYLKFWQEKFNSLLSLMLIGTNFTMIGASVVMTSIAWDINKIYPNDSLFFWLEILATMLILYLSEIVPKVYGKINAETVSFFSLPFFYHVNNLASGFIAFLIKLSEMLIAPFAGKLELETPFPNLDEFKTLLAADEIDKVLPKKDSEILENVIDFRETIAGQVMVPRVKMFAIDLNIKHEDLLPKIIEAGYSRIPVYDKSLDNIVGIIYARDLLNFWRNSELILPPDLVRPAFFVPETKKVTDLLSEFKSGHYHMAVVVDEYGGTAGIVTIEDLLEEIVGDVYDEYDVKELKISPNPDGSYLIPGDTELSKVNTELGLQLPENDFSTLNGWVLDLFGKVPTKGETRMWDTVKVEIIESTRRRVTKVKIIKK
- the recO gene encoding DNA repair protein RecO, which produces MEHQSFKASAILLKQQPYREADRILTWYTKDTGKCVSLARSSKYMLAHLICVDVLTLAEIQLHFSYTKNWYIITGIKIIDSFNGIRGDFLKTLLALKCVDITNSLTPHGESSTALFNLLSDTLIKINTATDNYLSYSIFSSYLTRAFEYLGYKLKLGGCIFCDRETSKLENEDVYFIAEEGGIICGKCLTYRNYYSQQPLTPGLISRLSEFMESDVPKITSPDIMFDIEYTAIYEAYAAQLLHYTLKTSRFNHLLTGLCKK
- a CDS encoding glycine--tRNA ligase subunit alpha, with the translated sequence MLTFQEIIIKLEQFWSKRGCLIAQPYDLEKGAGTFNPSTFLRCLGPSRWAAAYVEPSRRPTDGRYGENPNRLQHYYQYQVVIKPPLKDIQNIYIESLKNIGISPALHDLRFVEDDWESPTLGAWGLGWEVWLDGMEITQYTYFQQIGGIDLDPITVEITYGLERLAMYIQKKNSVYDIQWNDSVKYGDVHLADEKQFSRYNFEEADVELLRRQFVDYERECLRLLEKTLVLPAYDYVLKCSHTFNLLDARGAISVSERVSFVGRVRNLACRTARAYVQLLNTEVK
- the glyS gene encoding glycine--tRNA ligase subunit beta, with translation MAVKQKNSKNKNVTALLELGVEEIPARFLSSIQMQFGDFIKTQLEAAKLNCKSIETYSTPRKVVCIIRGLADNAEDTVEEIIGPPERVAVDPNKIFTQAAIGFAKKQGVELSELTVKAMPNGNYMCITKHIKGSPTKLLLKQIFGLCITKLYVPKAMVWEQSKFKFVRPLRRIVALYGKEIIKLEIAGVQSGRYTQSIFPLYMNKKILIPDADKYVELMKKNKVILDPEQRKASIISQFSGITKKIGAKILTDPGLVDETVAMTENPVAVHGKYNSEFLSLPREVLVTCLRSKQKCFAVVDNHGKLTNDFVGIANGISKDAYAIVSSGFTKVLTARLNDARFFYNNDTKTKLSEKMEKIKSITFHERLGSVYAKMQRTRIIAEWLCTNLNISTQERESVSRIVNLSKNDLTTETVFEYPELQGIMGRLYAEVDGETTVVSQGVEQHYWPLTTESTLPQSIPASIVSIADKVDTMTANFAVGIIPTGSRDPYGLRRISTGIIRILNENGWNLKLDTLFNYAYDTLPEPVKLAVKKDDVILSLMQFMRTRLETMLENSGYKFDEIGATLNSDATRIPEVYLRIEAVKKVRVLPDYIPLSIAYKRAANILRQAREKNVDIDTLSVDTALLTQKTEQDLHSKCSTLSSTITELIEKHEYTSALTQLVSLRGEVDNFFVDVMVMVEDVNLKNNRLALLYNVYKLFYRIADLSIMAEEGKKER